One window from the genome of Lentibacillus daqui encodes:
- a CDS encoding DUF368 domain-containing protein: MEWKNIYRGILMGASDVIPGVSGGTIAILLGIYDRLIIAINGIFSKEWKRQLSFLIPLAIGVGSAILLLSRLIEWLLANYAVPTHFFFLGLIIGILPYLLHQADARRTFRVNHYVLLVIGAVLIGSLVFLHAGNSDVITNMTTSTYILLFFSGFLASSAMILPGISGSFMLLVIGVYPTVIGAVSQLRLDVLVVTGVGIVAGIVIMSKIIRYFLDRFGLYTFAIIIGSVIGSIVVVFPGWPATMPLLLLSMLTFVIGLLVAYFLGRVEYTD, from the coding sequence ATGGAATGGAAAAATATATACCGCGGTATACTGATGGGGGCAAGTGATGTAATCCCAGGTGTCAGCGGAGGAACAATTGCTATATTACTTGGTATTTATGATCGATTAATTATCGCGATCAATGGGATATTTAGTAAGGAGTGGAAGCGGCAGTTAAGCTTTTTAATTCCACTTGCTATTGGAGTAGGATCGGCTATATTATTATTAAGCAGATTAATAGAATGGTTGCTGGCCAATTATGCCGTCCCTACACATTTTTTCTTTTTGGGCCTCATCATTGGAATTTTGCCATATTTGCTCCACCAGGCAGATGCTAGGAGAACATTTCGGGTCAATCATTATGTTTTGCTAGTTATCGGGGCTGTTCTCATCGGGTCGTTGGTATTTCTGCATGCCGGGAATTCCGACGTTATCACCAACATGACAACTTCAACATATATTCTATTATTCTTTTCCGGTTTTCTTGCCAGCAGTGCAATGATTTTACCGGGGATTAGTGGTTCATTCATGCTTCTTGTCATCGGTGTTTACCCAACAGTTATTGGAGCTGTTAGTCAATTGCGGTTGGATGTGCTCGTTGTCACTGGTGTGGGGATTGTCGCAGGAATTGTGATTATGAGTAAAATCATTCGTTACTTTTTGGATCGTTTCGGACTTTATACGTTTGCCATCATTATTGGCTCGGTCATTGGCTCGATTGTTGTGGTTTTCCCGGGATGGCCAGCTACAATGCCACTTTTATTACTTAGTATGCTGACCTTTGTTATCGGGTTATTGGTTGCATATTTTCTTGGTCGTGTGGAATATACGGATTAA
- the queC gene encoding 7-cyano-7-deazaguanine synthase QueC: MEKAVVVFSGGQDSTTCLLWALEEFDEVEAVTFLYGQRNISELDSAEKIAKDLGVKQTVLDMSLLHQLTENAMTRKDVEIDESGKVPNTFVDGRNHIFLSFAAIYAKRIGASHIITGVSETDFSGYPDCRNDFIQSLNQTLNLAMDYHFDIHTPLMWKNKAETWEMADRMGRLEYIRANTTTCYNGVIGDGCGECPSCKLRKQGLDAYLAAGYEHV, from the coding sequence ATGGAAAAAGCAGTAGTAGTATTTAGTGGCGGGCAAGATTCAACTACATGTCTTCTATGGGCACTGGAGGAGTTTGATGAAGTTGAAGCCGTCACTTTTTTGTATGGGCAAAGGAACATCTCGGAACTTGATTCAGCAGAGAAAATTGCCAAAGATCTAGGGGTCAAACAAACAGTATTGGATATGAGTTTACTCCATCAGCTAACTGAAAATGCCATGACCAGAAAAGATGTGGAAATCGATGAGAGTGGTAAGGTGCCGAATACATTTGTCGATGGGAGGAATCATATTTTTCTATCCTTTGCGGCTATTTATGCGAAGCGTATCGGTGCAAGTCATATTATCACAGGCGTAAGTGAGACAGATTTTAGCGGATATCCGGATTGTCGTAACGATTTCATCCAGTCATTAAATCAGACGCTAAATCTTGCAATGGACTACCATTTTGACATTCATACCCCATTAATGTGGAAAAATAAAGCAGAAACATGGGAAATGGCAGATAGAATGGGAAGATTGGAATACATCAGAGCGAATACGACAACGTGTTATAACGGAGTAATAGGTGACGGGTGCGGCGAATGTCCCTCCTGTAAGTTGAGAAAGCAAGGTCTGGATGCTTATTTGGCGGCAGGGTATGAACATGTATAG
- a CDS encoding VUT family protein, with product MYRVLIYLLSIVLANVITAKFAPLDLGVFIIPYGTLFIGLTLVMRDMVQNRYGRAKTYMWIVVALALSAVTSHLLGDALWVVFASTLSFIISETTDTEIYTRFKIPFVKRVMYSGVVAGFLDSSVFVIIGIGPLGLGYVPWALVPYAVAGQWVAKALMQFIVAGGIRHFVIKMGIYEPNITNFDHAKTPEIRTVR from the coding sequence ATGTATAGAGTACTCATCTACTTACTATCTATTGTACTTGCAAACGTCATTACAGCCAAATTTGCTCCGCTTGATTTAGGTGTATTCATCATACCTTATGGCACATTGTTTATCGGATTGACGCTTGTCATGCGTGATATGGTTCAGAATAGATATGGCAGAGCAAAAACGTACATGTGGATTGTTGTTGCGCTAGCATTGTCGGCAGTTACCAGTCATCTGCTTGGTGATGCTTTATGGGTTGTATTCGCCTCAACCTTAAGTTTTATCATATCCGAAACAACAGACACAGAAATATATACACGTTTTAAAATTCCATTTGTAAAGCGTGTGATGTATTCCGGAGTTGTCGCTGGATTTCTTGATTCCTCCGTGTTTGTCATAATCGGAATAGGTCCTTTGGGGCTTGGGTACGTTCCTTGGGCTTTGGTTCCTTATGCTGTAGCAGGACAATGGGTTGCAAAAGCACTCATGCAATTCATTGTCGCAGGAGGAATACGGCATTTCGTTATTAAAATGGGAATATATGAACCTAATATAACAAATTTTGATCATGCAAAAACACCGGAAATACGGACAGTGCGATAG
- a CDS encoding Gfo/Idh/MocA family protein, translating to MNFGTVGTSWITESFIEAAKDTADMRLAAVYSRSEQKAKQFIEKHGGSNIFTDVEAMAKSKLIDCVYIASPNALHYEHAITFLKHRKHVICEKPMFSNTKELESAYQIAEENGVFLVEAMRNVYMPNLVTLKEKMEKAGQLRNIVFNYAKYSSRYDAVLNGEEPNIFSLQYSGGALVDLGVYPIAAAIFLFGEPEHVSYSPVIIRTGVDGCGTLVLSYSDFMCTIFCSKISTSYNSSEIQGEKGTFTIDDIGSIANISFIDNHTGQKQQIANEHPEKDMFYEIDQIVQMIKTNNKAEYKKRKQLSADVLNITETVRRENGIVYQND from the coding sequence ATGAATTTTGGAACAGTCGGTACAAGCTGGATTACAGAATCTTTTATTGAAGCGGCAAAAGATACAGCTGATATGAGGCTTGCTGCGGTCTATTCGCGGTCAGAACAGAAGGCGAAACAATTTATCGAAAAGCATGGGGGAAGTAATATTTTTACAGATGTGGAAGCAATGGCAAAAAGTAAGTTGATTGATTGTGTGTACATTGCTTCACCAAATGCATTGCATTATGAACATGCAATTACGTTTTTGAAACATCGCAAGCACGTGATTTGTGAAAAACCCATGTTTTCCAATACAAAGGAACTGGAAAGTGCATATCAAATTGCTGAGGAAAATGGTGTGTTTTTAGTCGAGGCGATGCGTAACGTATATATGCCCAATCTGGTAACATTAAAGGAAAAAATGGAAAAGGCTGGACAACTGCGGAATATTGTCTTTAATTATGCTAAATATTCTTCTCGGTATGATGCAGTTTTAAATGGTGAAGAACCCAATATATTTTCATTACAATATTCCGGTGGAGCGCTGGTAGATTTGGGTGTCTATCCAATTGCAGCGGCCATATTCTTATTTGGAGAGCCGGAACATGTTTCCTATTCCCCGGTAATCATCCGAACGGGCGTTGATGGATGTGGTACACTTGTACTAAGCTATTCAGATTTTATGTGTACCATCTTTTGTTCTAAAATTTCCACTTCATACAACTCATCCGAAATCCAAGGGGAAAAAGGAACATTTACTATTGATGATATAGGTTCGATTGCGAATATATCGTTCATTGATAATCACACTGGACAGAAACAGCAAATTGCCAATGAACATCCGGAAAAAGATATGTTTTATGAAATCGATCAGATTGTTCAAATGATCAAAACAAATAACAAGGCAGAATATAAAAAGCGGAAACAATTAAGCGCCGATGTTCTTAACATAACTGAAACAGTCAGGAGAGAGAATGGGATTGTGTATCAAAATGACTAG
- a CDS encoding aminotransferase class V-fold PLP-dependent enzyme, translating into MLKARIGSNYYEMLGELETYFQSFRDGIIGNDQEFLSPVGRQKIIYGDWMASGRLYRPIEDKICDVFGPFMANTHTDSNVTGAVMTEAYEEAKRVIKAHVHASEADCLLFSGAGMTAAINKLQRILGLRIPERYKDKLSLSEQDTPVIFISHMEHHSNHTSWLETIGDVCLMEPDSDGNVSPSVLNELLSEYKDRKLKIGSFTACSNVTGIETPYHELAKVMHAHDGYCFVDFAASAPYAEINMHPENDSEALDAIFFSPHKFLGGPGSSGVLIFNAKLYANKVPDHPGGGTVAWTNPWGEKQYFKDIERREDGGTPGIMQAIRAALCIRLKEQMGIEKILMREQELVSLVLHHLNAIPEVHVLEGEKTKRLGIISFNVKNLHYNLVVKLLNDRFGFQLRGGCSCTGTYGHYLFSLDQEASKKMTDLIDAGDLSLKTGWARFSMHPTMTNQEIYQFISALKQIIKNQDEWKQDYRYDPKTNDFYFINQSRVDATELFSMD; encoded by the coding sequence ATGCTCAAGGCCAGAATCGGAAGTAACTATTATGAAATGCTCGGGGAATTGGAAACCTATTTTCAATCATTTAGAGATGGAATCATTGGGAATGACCAGGAATTTCTTTCTCCTGTTGGCAGGCAAAAGATCATCTATGGGGATTGGATGGCAAGTGGACGTCTGTATCGACCAATTGAGGATAAAATATGTGACGTGTTTGGTCCGTTTATGGCGAATACACATACGGATTCCAATGTGACAGGGGCTGTGATGACCGAGGCTTATGAAGAGGCGAAACGGGTCATCAAGGCACATGTCCATGCAAGTGAAGCGGATTGCCTTTTATTTTCCGGTGCAGGCATGACCGCTGCTATTAATAAACTGCAACGAATACTTGGATTAAGGATTCCGGAAAGATATAAAGACAAACTAAGTTTAAGTGAACAGGATACGCCTGTTATTTTCATATCGCATATGGAGCATCATTCCAATCATACATCCTGGTTGGAAACGATTGGTGATGTCTGTCTGATGGAACCTGATTCAGATGGTAATGTGAGTCCATCTGTATTGAACGAACTTTTATCTGAGTACAAAGACCGTAAACTAAAAATCGGATCATTCACAGCTTGTTCCAATGTAACAGGGATTGAAACGCCATACCATGAATTGGCAAAGGTTATGCACGCACATGACGGATATTGCTTTGTTGACTTTGCTGCATCAGCACCCTATGCAGAAATAAATATGCACCCCGAAAATGATAGTGAAGCCCTGGACGCTATCTTTTTTTCCCCACATAAATTTTTAGGCGGCCCCGGGTCAAGCGGGGTATTGATATTTAACGCCAAATTATATGCCAATAAAGTTCCCGATCATCCGGGTGGAGGAACCGTCGCCTGGACCAACCCATGGGGAGAGAAGCAATATTTCAAAGATATTGAAAGACGTGAAGATGGGGGTACACCGGGGATTATGCAGGCCATTCGGGCAGCTTTATGCATAAGGCTAAAGGAACAGATGGGGATAGAAAAAATATTAATGCGTGAACAAGAACTTGTTTCTTTAGTGCTACACCACCTAAACGCGATTCCAGAGGTCCATGTATTAGAAGGAGAAAAGACGAAACGACTGGGCATCATATCATTCAATGTGAAAAATCTTCACTATAATTTAGTTGTGAAGCTGCTGAATGACCGATTTGGCTTCCAACTGCGAGGTGGTTGTTCCTGTACCGGGACATACGGGCACTATTTGTTTTCGCTTGATCAAGAAGCATCGAAAAAAATGACGGATCTGATTGATGCTGGTGATCTATCGTTAAAGACAGGCTGGGCTCGTTTTTCCATGCATCCTACCATGACAAACCAGGAAATATATCAATTTATTTCCGCGCTTAAACAAATCATTAAAAATCAGGATGAATGGAAACAAGATTATCGATATGATCCCAAAACCAATGACTTTTACTTCATCAATCAAAGCAGGGTAGATGCGACCGAGCTATTTTCAATGGATTAG
- a CDS encoding PH domain-containing protein codes for MTTIPQPENQISKDAITVWRITNITVDAIALVILIGLLWAGIHFNWFHWIIVILWILIGLTIIFAIWDVLIEPRLLYKYWRFGITEEFVQLKHGVFSHKYIVIPMTKIQYVEATQGPLLRKYGLYTITVGTMRSSHAIPALPETQAFLLRDSIAERARLKEEE; via the coding sequence ATGACAACAATCCCCCAGCCGGAAAATCAAATTTCCAAAGATGCCATTACCGTTTGGCGGATCACTAATATCACTGTAGACGCGATCGCATTGGTTATTTTGATCGGACTGCTTTGGGCGGGAATCCACTTTAACTGGTTTCACTGGATTATAGTCATTCTTTGGATTCTCATTGGATTGACGATCATTTTTGCAATATGGGATGTGTTGATCGAGCCAAGATTACTCTATAAATACTGGCGGTTTGGAATAACGGAAGAATTTGTCCAACTCAAACATGGGGTATTTTCCCATAAATATATTGTAATTCCCATGACAAAAATTCAATACGTCGAAGCAACGCAAGGACCGCTGTTGCGCAAATACGGATTATATACGATAACTGTCGGGACAATGCGGTCTTCGCATGCCATTCCAGCACTGCCCGAAACACAAGCATTTCTTCTGCGTGACAGTATAGCTGAACGGGCAAGACTGAAGGAGGAAGAATAA
- a CDS encoding HAD family hydrolase, protein MIKAVLFDLDGTLLNRDESVKIFIDRQFDRLHKRLNHIPKDKYITRFLELDDGGYVWKDKVYQQLVNEFDMAGLTWEELLQDFVSQFQDSCVPFPNLIRMLEELKNKGLVLGMITNGKGQFQMDNIRALGIEKYFETILISEWAGMKKPEPQIFEKALDHLHVLPNESVFIGDHPEKDVNAARSVGIKGVWKKDNRWDHLNTDSVVVDLEEIPIIVDKLSM, encoded by the coding sequence ATTATAAAAGCTGTCCTATTTGATTTAGACGGAACCTTGTTAAACCGGGATGAGTCAGTAAAGATCTTCATTGATAGGCAATTCGATCGACTGCATAAGCGCCTTAATCATATTCCAAAAGATAAATATATAACAAGGTTTTTGGAACTCGATGATGGCGGATATGTCTGGAAGGATAAAGTTTACCAACAACTAGTGAATGAATTTGATATGGCAGGTCTGACCTGGGAGGAATTGCTACAAGACTTTGTTAGTCAATTTCAAGATAGCTGTGTTCCCTTCCCCAACCTTATTCGTATGTTGGAAGAATTGAAAAATAAAGGCCTTGTTCTTGGAATGATTACAAACGGAAAAGGGCAGTTTCAAATGGATAATATAAGGGCTTTGGGAATCGAAAAGTACTTTGAAACGATTCTTATATCTGAATGGGCGGGAATGAAAAAGCCGGAACCTCAGATATTCGAAAAAGCCTTAGATCATCTTCATGTTTTACCCAACGAAAGTGTATTCATTGGTGACCATCCGGAAAAAGATGTAAATGCGGCCCGAAGTGTAGGGATAAAGGGCGTTTGGAAAAAGGATAATAGATGGGATCACCTTAATACAGATTCTGTAGTTGTTGATTTGGAGGAAATACCCATTATTGTAGATAAGTTAAGTATGTAA
- a CDS encoding aspartate ammonia-lyase, whose protein sequence is MRTRLEKDSLGMKKVPEDVYYGVQTVRAMENFPITGIPVHKELVLALAEVKKAAASANMSTGMLPETIGNLIVKAADEVIAGKHLDQFVVDSIQGGAGTSINMNMNEVLANRVLEISERDKGDYDFCSPNTHVNMSQSTNDTIPTAIKIASFRMAEELIATMTTLKKELIQKENEFQDVLKMGRTHLQDAVPIRLGQEFGAYSEVVSRDIRRIKQAANELLTVNMGATAVGTGLNAKPEYIEKVTAQLSAQLGVKLHAAKNLVDGTQNTDGYTSLSSALKVSAMNMSKICNDIRLMASGPMTGFREINLPTRQPGSSIMPGKVNPVMIEVVNQVAFQVAGNDQSICMASEAGQFELNVMGPVIIFNLLQSLKIMNNGLDVFTRYAVSGMEANVERCREYVEESYGIITALNPHLGYETAAKVVKQSVETGLTIKEICKAHDLLSDKELDTILDPREMTSPGIAGSRYLTVNK, encoded by the coding sequence ATGCGCACTAGGCTGGAAAAAGATAGTTTAGGAATGAAGAAGGTACCGGAAGATGTTTATTATGGGGTGCAAACTGTACGAGCCATGGAGAATTTTCCAATTACCGGAATACCTGTTCATAAAGAGCTGGTTCTCGCTCTTGCGGAGGTAAAAAAAGCGGCGGCATCAGCCAATATGTCTACAGGTATGTTGCCGGAAACAATTGGAAACCTTATTGTGAAAGCCGCGGATGAAGTGATCGCAGGAAAACATCTGGACCAATTCGTCGTTGATTCCATTCAGGGTGGGGCAGGTACTTCCATTAATATGAATATGAATGAAGTTTTGGCCAATCGTGTTTTGGAAATATCGGAACGGGATAAAGGAGATTATGACTTCTGTTCCCCAAATACGCATGTAAACATGTCCCAATCCACGAATGATACGATACCAACTGCGATAAAAATAGCATCGTTCCGTATGGCAGAAGAATTGATTGCTACCATGACGACATTAAAGAAAGAGCTGATTCAGAAAGAAAATGAATTCCAGGATGTTTTGAAAATGGGACGGACGCATCTTCAAGACGCCGTTCCTATTCGATTGGGTCAGGAATTCGGTGCTTATTCTGAAGTCGTCAGCCGGGATATTAGAAGGATTAAACAGGCAGCGAATGAATTGCTGACGGTTAATATGGGCGCTACAGCCGTTGGGACAGGCCTGAATGCCAAGCCTGAATACATTGAAAAGGTAACGGCACAGTTATCTGCACAGCTTGGTGTAAAATTACACGCGGCAAAGAATTTGGTGGATGGAACACAGAATACGGATGGATATACGAGTTTATCATCGGCATTAAAAGTGTCGGCAATGAACATGTCCAAAATTTGCAATGATATTCGCTTGATGGCGTCCGGTCCGATGACAGGTTTTCGGGAAATTAATCTGCCAACGCGGCAACCCGGGTCTTCCATTATGCCGGGCAAGGTGAACCCCGTCATGATTGAAGTCGTGAATCAGGTTGCGTTTCAAGTCGCAGGCAATGACCAGTCAATCTGCATGGCCTCGGAAGCTGGTCAGTTCGAATTAAATGTGATGGGTCCCGTTATTATTTTTAACCTGCTACAGTCATTGAAAATCATGAACAATGGATTGGACGTATTTACACGTTATGCAGTCAGCGGAATGGAAGCCAATGTCGAGCGGTGCCGCGAATATGTAGAAGAAAGCTATGGCATCATCACAGCTCTGAATCCGCATTTGGGTTATGAAACGGCGGCAAAAGTGGTCAAACAGTCAGTCGAAACCGGGTTAACGATCAAAGAAATCTGCAAGGCGCACGATCTATTGTCAGACAAAGAGCTGGACACCATACTGGACCCACGTGAGATGACCAGTCCAGGTATTGCAGGAAGTCGATATTTGACGGTAAATAAATAG
- a CDS encoding thioredoxin family protein — protein sequence MKKIASEQEFNEIIQSEKPVIIKFFADWCPDCKRMDMFIGEVMDEFSQYDWYEINSDEVKGIAEKYEVMGIPSILIFQNGEKLAHQHSAYTKTPESVTEFLHEQLG from the coding sequence ATGAAAAAAATTGCAAGCGAACAGGAATTTAACGAAATCATTCAAAGCGAGAAACCAGTTATCATCAAATTCTTCGCTGATTGGTGCCCGGATTGCAAACGGATGGATATGTTTATCGGTGAAGTGATGGATGAATTCAGCCAATATGATTGGTATGAGATTAATAGTGACGAGGTTAAAGGAATAGCTGAGAAATATGAAGTCATGGGCATTCCCAGCATTTTGATTTTCCAAAATGGTGAAAAACTCGCCCATCAACATAGTGCATATACGAAGACACCTGAATCGGTAACAGAATTTCTGCATGAACAACTCGGGTGA